The following proteins come from a genomic window of Sorex araneus isolate mSorAra2 chromosome 1, mSorAra2.pri, whole genome shotgun sequence:
- the PPP3R2 gene encoding calcineurin subunit B type 2 — protein MGNEASFPDDICHPFSQQEIKRLSRSFKKLDLDSSGSLSVKEFMAMPELKNNPLVKRVIDLFDVDGNGEVDFQEFIQGTSQFCVKGDEERKLRFAFSIYDLDKDGYISNGELFQVLKLMVGNNLKSWQLQQLVDKTIIILDHDGDGKISFEEFSTVVRELEIHKKLVIVL, from the coding sequence ATGGGGAATGAGGCCAGTTTCCCTGATGATATATGCCACCCTTTTAGCCAACAGGAAATTAAAAGGCTGAGCAGGAGCTTCAAGAAGTTAGATTTGGACAGCTCAGGGTCTCTGAGCGTGAAGGAGTTTATGGCCATGCCTGAGCTGAAGAATAACCCGTTGGTGAAGCGCGTGATTGACCTTTTCGACGTGGATGGCAATGGCGAAGTGGACTTCCAGGAGTTCATCCAGGGGACCTCCCAATTCTGTGTGAAGGGCGACGAAGAGAGGAAGTTGAGGTTTGCTTTCAGCATCTACGACTTGGATAAAGACGGCTACATCTCCAACGGGGAGCTCTTCCAAGTTCTGAAGCTGATGGTGGGAAACAACCTGAAAAGTTGGCAGCTACAGCAGCTCGTAGACAAAACCATCATCATCTTGGATCATGATGGAGATGGGAAAATATCCTTTGAAGAATTCAGCACTGTGGTTCGGGAGCTGGAGATCCATAAGAAGTTGGTGATAGTCCTGTGA